One stretch of Chloroflexota bacterium DNA includes these proteins:
- a CDS encoding nucleotidyltransferase domain-containing protein codes for MRSKRVHPNGDRRRVPVRQVRAVVKQIAALFNPEKIILFGSYAYGKPKPESDVDLLVVMDTSLRNSVQAAQIVRALDYHFGMDLIVRRPQQIAERIALGDSFLREITEKGKVVYAHAN; via the coding sequence ATGAGAAGCAAGCGTGTTCATCCAAACGGTGATCGCCGTCGCGTGCCAGTGCGCCAAGTTCGCGCCGTCGTCAAACAAATCGCCGCGCTATTCAATCCCGAAAAAATTATCCTGTTCGGTTCGTACGCCTACGGCAAGCCGAAACCAGAGAGCGATGTAGATTTGCTCGTCGTGATGGACACGTCACTGCGTAACAGCGTCCAAGCCGCGCAAATCGTGCGCGCGTTGGACTATCACTTTGGGATGGACTTAATTGTTCGTCGCCCTCAACAAATCGCTGAACGCATCGCTCTGGGTGATTCCTTCTTGCGCGAAATCACCGAAAAAGGCAAGGTGGTTTATGCACACGCTAACTAG